The Nostoc sp. 'Peltigera membranacea cyanobiont' N6 genome contains the following window.
CCTCTGCTTAATCCCCGGCGAAAAACCTCACTGTTTCAATCAAATGAAGCATGAATATATTGATACTAGAAACTATTCTTATAAATAGAACACCAAAGAAAGAACCGATGCCCAGCAAAACTATTGAAGTCCGAGAGTACACCGTCAGAGCGCACAAGCGGGAAATTCACACTCGCGTTTTCAACTTCGTATGTAAGCAGTGTGAACAACCCACACAACGAGAAACCTTTGGTGTGCGACCGCTCTACTGTGAGCAATGCCGTCCGCCACAAGCGCCCAAGCAATCGAAATTAGTCCCTATAGGCAAGAGGAAACCCAGAGCTATGAATTATGAGAGTGGTAAAGACATAGCTGGATGATTTGTTGTCTCTTGGGTGAGTGAAGCAGTGCGCTCATTCGCCTAACCTAATTCAAACTGGTAAAAGGTAATTCTAATGAATTCACATTAAACATATTTTCTTCTTCGATTTATCTGTGGGATTAAGAAAACTTTCCAGATTAAGATTAATTGGTAAGCAACTTCAACACAATTCTCAAATCATACACTGGCTCACAAGTAGTAATACAATCAGGGGCGTGAGTTCGTTCTGGAACGAGTATGACCAATACCAACCCTCAAACCGAATATGATTCGCCGTGGAAACAGATACTACAACTTTATTTTGAAGATTTTATGCTGTTTTTCTTCCCCCAAGCACATGGGGAAATAGATTGGACACGACAGCCTGAGTTTTTGGACAAAGAATTAGAGCAGGTAGTGCGTGATGCCGAACTAGGGAAAAGACTGGCGGATAAGCTGGTAAAAATATACCGCATTGGTGGCGAAGAATCCTGGATACTGATACATTTAGAAATCCAATCCCAGTCAGAGTCAGACTTTAGCGAAAGGATGTTTACCTACAACTACCGCATCTACGATAGATATAAGCGATCGGTGGCATCCTTGGCAATTCTAGGTGATGAGCAGGTAAACTGGCGACCAAATCGTTTTGGTTACGAGTTGTTTGGCACTAAAGTAGAGTTTCAGTTTCCAATTGTCAAATTGTTAGACTATCAACAACGTCAGTCTGAGCTAGAAGCCAGCCGTAACCCTTTGGCGACTGTGGTGATGGCACATTTAGCAGCATTACAAACTCTTAGCGACAGGTTAGAACGTAAGCAGCAGAAACTAAGTTTAGTGCGGAGATTATACCAGCAGGGTTTTGAGCGTGAGGATGTTCTAAACTTATTGGCTTTTGTAGACTGGGTGTTGACACTCCCCCAAGATTTAGAGCGAGAGTTTCTTTTTGAAGTAGAACAATTGGAGGCAGAGCAACGTATGCAGTATGTTACTTCTTTTGAACGCAGTGGTATTGAAAAAGGTAAGCTTGAAGCTTTGTTAAAAGGTATAGCCTTGGGATTAAAGCTCAAATTTAGTGAATCCGGTCAAAATTTATTACCCGAAATCGAATCTATCCAAGATGTAAGTGTGCTAGAAGCCATCTTGGAGGGGATAGATACAGCGAGTAGTGTCTCACAATTGCGTCAAATTTATCAATCGCCCACAAACGATACCCAGCAATGAGATTGAGCATCGCCCAATAGACCTATCCTCTCCTTTCTCCATAAGTCCAAAACGAATTTAACGAAAACAAACTATGCCCAAGACTTGGAATCTAAAAATAGATAACTATATTCAAGCCAACCCCAATTGCATCATCGCCACTGCTCATGTAGATTCGTTTCCTATAGACCTGCCGCTAGAACCGAACATCCGCGAACCAAACCGCAAAAGCGCGACCTACAGACAAGTTTTCGACTCACTGACAACCGAACCTGAAAAATTCTTCTCTCGTCATAGCGGAATCGTTCTGTCAGCCAATAAAGTTAAGCCTATCAAGAACAAAACTGAACTGGAGCTAGAAGTCTTAGAAGCTAACGAGGGAGGTAGTGATGGCATTATCAACGGTGGGCATACAGTTTTAGCTTTTGAGCAAGCGAAAAATTACAAATATGACCTAACCGAAGCCAGAGTAAAAGTTACGATTCACATCGGGCTGACTGAAGAATCAGCTAAAGATATAGCCCTAGCTTCAAATACTACAACGCCAGTAGATTCTCGCTCCAAAGTCAACGCCAGGGGTGATTACAAATTCATCAAGCAGTACTTAGCTTCCTTAGAACAGAAAGAAGATAGGAAATTTAGAATAGCCTATTACCAGAATCAAAGCGGCGCTCCCAGAAATGCCCAGTGTAATGTCACCCATTTGCTCAAGCTCCTTTACTGCCTCGACAGAAATAAATACAACCCCGACAGCAATAAACGAACCAAACACCCAGCAGGAATGAGTCTTCCAAGTAACATCACAGATGCAGAAAGGGAAAGATTAACCGCTTTACTGCCTCTCTTGACTCATGCCCTGTGGATAGAGCAAAGGCTGTACGAAATAATCCAAGAACATATCAGCAACCCCAGAAGAAAGGGTAGTAACGATCTAGCATCAATAGATATACGTAAAACTACATTGTTGCCTGACAGCAAATACTCTTTCGGGTTTGGTGCGCCAACTGACCTAGCACTACCGATAATTGCGTCTTATCGGGTATTTCTAGACAAGGACTATAAATGGATTCTGCCGTTTAACGAATTCGCTGAAGACTTTTTGCAACACTTGTGGAATAACTATTTCCGCAAATACTTGGTGTCGGAGAAAACAGCAGGAAATACAGTAGGTACAAAAATCAGCCGCAATCAAGAGATTTGGGAAAGTCTTTATATATCGGCGCAAAGTTATCTAAATCAGCACTTGATGCAAATGGTCAATTCCAGTAAGGAAGAAGAATCGAAGGTGACACAAGGTAGTAGTAAGAGGGGAAAAGGGAAAAGGGATGAACTCAACGTGACTACTGTGCCTAAATAAATAGCTTTTTACCGTTCGATTAAGCGCTCACGGCGAAGCCTTTCCCCCTTTGCCCAAATCTTCTTGATAAAAACGCATGTGCTTATGAGCCAAGAAATGAATCTAGATTTCTTTTTTTACTCCTCTAAACTCAAATCAACCACCTCAAGAACATCAGGCAACCAGGGAACATGTTCAACAATCTTGTCTTGAGTTCGGGCTTTGTCTCTTGTTACAGTACCCCAAAGCTTACCTTTCTTGGTTAAATGCCAAATATTCTTCCGGTGTTGCAAACAGACTAATGCTAACTTATGAAAAATGGCTCAATTGTGTATTTGGTAGCTCTGTCAATCAAGTCCTTTCATCTTCCAGGTTAAATGAATTAGATGCAAATACAACTTTTGAATTTTTCTATACAACGTTATTACATTCAGGCTCCGAGCTTCTCCGTTTCTCAGATAAGCAAGTTAATAATGGTCTTTATCTAATGTTCAGTTCAAGTGCGAACATCATCTATGCCTTAAAGGAACCAAGCATTTCTGCTCAAGCTCGTACAGCAGCTATTCGTGCCATTAAGATTCTCTACACTAATTGTTTTGAAAAGAGAACACGACCTGTTCTAAGTCACCTGGATGAGCCAGGAGCTTCATCAATTAATTCTATTTGCTATATGTTGTGGGATATGACTCCCATTAATACTTGGGGCAATAAAGGGGACTGCGAGTATTTTGAATTAAGTCTAGAAGTCCTTGAATTTGCTCTTCACCTAAAAAATCCAGCTTGTATAGAGAGTGCCTTGCATGGGTTAGGGCATATGGGCAGTTTTGGAAGCAACCACCGAATTTACAGAATGATTGATGACTGGATTAAGCAAGCGCAAACAAGCCGTCCCGAGTTGCTACAATATGCTGCACTAGCACAACAAGGGTATATTCTATAATCAACTTCTGACAACAACCTTTTTTTTACAGTGATTTTTTATTTGTCGCTATGCCAAATTAATGTCATTGAGGGTGTAAAGCTTGCACTCCTTGAGCATTAAGCTTAGAAATAGCACCGGGAGCTTACAACCTATATCGACACAGCTTTGTTGCAAGCCTAAAGTGGGTAAGGCTTAACTCGATGACACGGATTTGTCTCAACGTAATTTAATTAGTCAATGTACAATAGTTAACGCACTGAAGTGCCGTTGAGCATTGAAATAAATGAATTCGCAAAATGAACTCCTAAAACAGCAGTTGATAGAAGCGATTTCTTGTCAGAATCTGCAAGAAATTCAAAAAAATTAACCTTAGCACAATTAGAGGATGAGACAATAATCCTCAAAGAAGTTCTTGTGCAAGTAGAGGATGTAAATTTTGTTTGGTTCTTGCAAGAATACGCAGGCAAGGAAAGTTATCAACAAGCCGTAAAGGATGTATCGACAGGCATGACTCAAAAACTATTTTCTTGGAGGTTTCAAGCCAGGGGTTGATTTCAACTTACACCCAGATGGTAGGATGTTGGCATCAAAGGAGGCAAATGAATATTTAGAAAATTATCAAGTTAATTCTGACCCAATATTGGGAATCAACTTAATCGGAACATGATTTTGGCAAGCTTGCCAAACCCTTGAGTAAAAGCATATTCAATCTCTGCGGGATCACAAATCTCTGTTAGTTTGGATTTCAATCCAGGAAGTTCTCTAACCTCAATACAGATATTTACATATATATCTTTAATTTCCACATGGAACAGTCCAGCATTTATGTTTAAAAAATCACCTGTTAGCATTGAACAGTAAGTTAAAGATTCTTTCCATTGTAATTTGTACTTCATTTTAAAATAACTATCGCCTAAATTCTTTTTGAACTTAGATGACTTTTCCTGTGGTTTTGGTTCCCAGAATATACTATTCTCCAACTGCCCAAGAGCTTCTATTGTCGTTACATTAGTCGCCACATTGCTACTGCCTTGTTGTTTTAGCTTTTTCTGTCGCCTATTACCTTTCTCCCAAGAATTCCAAATATCTTTTATCCACTGATGTTGATAATCTCTAAGTTCGTAGGTAACAGGCATTCAATCTACCTCAACAAGAATTTTCTCCCGTGTGAATATTGCTCATTATGCCATAAGTTCTTAAAGTTAAAATACCGATAATCCCAATTCTAAAAGTAGTAAAGATGTTTTGGATTCATTTGATGCGATTTTACTTCATCAAGAGCAAATTATATAGACAATAAGCTGGAAATGATACACTGCATTATCTTATCTCGCCACTGTTGTAATGACTATACTTGCTTTATTATATTGGCGAGTTTTATCCTGTGCGATAATGCTGGACACGATCGCTCACGGGAGACACAGTAACGCCGTTGTCATCTTTTGCGAGTGGTATTAGATTTAAGATGGGTAAATATAATTCTTGGAAAATCAGAAAATTTTGCATCGAACTAACAAATTAAATTCGCAATCTCAAAAGCCGGCGATATTTCTAGATAAAGATGGTACTTTAATTGAAAATGTACCAAATAATGTTGATCCGCAATTAATCGAAATCAAAATCGGTGCTATTGAAGGATTACAAATACTTAGCAAAGCTGGATATAAATTAATTGTGATTACTAACCAGTCGGGAGTAGCACGGGATTATTTCCCCGAATCTGCCTTGGCGGGAGTGGAAGCGCGATTGAATGAAATATTAGAAAAAGCGGATCTATCGCTAGATGGGTTCTACTACTGTCCCCATCATCCAAATGGTGTAATATCTGAGTATGCAATTGCTTGCGAATGCCGTAAACCAAAACCAGGCTTGATTTTACGTGCAGCTAGCGAACAAAATATAGATTTAGCAAATTCTTGGTTTATTGGCGATAATCTCAGTGATGTAAAAGCTGGACATAGTGCAGGGTGTAAAACGATTTTGATAGATCGGGGTAATCAGTCTCAGCCCGAAATGTCTCGTTTAGGAGTTGCTGACTATATTTTGGTTAATCTTTCAATAGCAGCACAGGTGATATGTAAACATTCAGGATCTAATTTCTAGGATTTATGGTATGAAGTTATAGAAATTGCTGGAACAGGAAACTTAGAAAAATTTAGTGCTATCAAACGTCGTTGAATTGCCCAGGTGCGGTGCGATCGCTCTCCTCTAAGAATGACAGCAGTCGCATCAAGCGAGCGCTTACTGCGACTGAGGGGACAGCGCCTTGCGGTAAACGATTTTGTCAGCGCCCGCTTGATAGAAGTCGCGTATCCGTGCTTCTTCTTCATAACCGCACTTGCGGTAGAACGCTCGCGTGCGCTCGAAGTCCGGCGTACCTGACGTTTCCACCAGTAGTACACGCCCGCCGCATCTCATCAATGTTTGCTCAACGTAGCGTAGCAGGGTCGCACCACGTCCTTGTCCTTGTCGGTCGGGTCGGATAGCAATCAACTGTAGATTCCACGTCTGATCGGTCATCCGTTCCATCTCACAGTAAGCGACCCCAACTGCCCCATTGTCATCGTCGGTAATCCAAAAGCGTTCAGCTTTGCCGTCTAGTAGAGAATCGCTGTCGCTGCTACCACCGAAGTAATCGGACAACATTTCGCCAAGCTCCTCAAGTTGGTTTGGTTGGAACAATCCGGTTGCATCGGCTAAGGCAATCAGCGCGGTTGTGTCATCGGGCATGGTCGGTCGAATCATTGCGAACTCCGTGTGTAAAACAGGTTAGCCTCTGGAGGGCTTAATTATTGCAACAATCGAATGATAATTTATTTTGATAATAAAAATTAATATAAATTTTTCCTGAGTTTATCCTAAATTTTTATGTATCAATTCACCTAGCAAATTTTAATCAAAATATCAGTCCCATCTTTGATAAAAACGTGATAATTCATATAGCAACTAAAGTGCAGATATGCACAGAGTGAGATGATGACAACTCCAACCCAAGAAGAAATTAGATTTGCAAAAGCCTTACATCACATAGCTTATTGGCACAGATGGGTTGATATTTAAGCGATCGCTAATGGGAAGGGGTGTGCGAAGACTACAGTCCTAACAGTACTGGATGGGACTATTTCACCCATGACCAAGCCAGTTCTCGCGCCTACCGTTGGGGTGAAGATGGTATTTTTGGTATTTCTGATAATCATCAACGGCTTTGTTTTGCGACGCCGAATAGCCCGTCGTAGACATCGCTATTTGGAATGATGAAAATTCTATTCTCAAAGAAACCTTAGCTTGGTCTATTAAATAAAGGAATTCACAACCGAATGTCAATTCATAACTTTACTCTCTCCCGTCACTTATTACGCAACTTGTCCATCATTTCGCTGATTTTTTTACTCCTATACGGTGCATCTCGTGTGATACTTCCTGCTCCCGCCACTGATATCTCGAATGCTGCACCGCAGGGAAAGCAAGTAGCGGTTTTCGCTGGTGGGTGCTACTGGGGAATGGAAGCCGTTTTTGAGCATCTATTAGGTGTTTCTGATGTCGTTTCTGGCTTTTCTGGAGGCGATGCAAAAACCGCAGACTACGCAATTGTTAGTGCTGGATTAACTAATCATGCTGAATCTGTGAAAATCACTTACGATCCATCAAAAATATCATATAACCAGCTTCTGAAAGTCTACTTTTTGGTAGCGCATGACCCAACAGAGTTGAATCGACAAGGCCCAGACTCAGGTAAGCAATATCGTTCGGCGATCTTTTTTACTAACGATGAGCAGAAACAGGCTGCACAAAAATATATCGCTCAACTCAACAAATCGCGAATCTTCGACAAGCCGATTGTGACAGAATTAGATCCTTTGAAAGGTTTTTATCAGGCTGCGGCATACCATCAGAATTATATAGTGCATCATCCAAGCGATCGCTATGTGGTAGTGAATGACTTGCCAAAACTGGCTAAACTTCAAGCAAAGTTCCCTGATATGTATAGCAAGTAAGGGGATTTGCAGCATTCGGCTTTTAAGATCCCCTCAATCCAGTGAAAGATTAACCTATCCTGTAAGACGCTCGTCCATGCTTCTTTTGATATTGCTGATGATACTCTTCCGCTCTATAGAATTGTGATGCAGGTACAATCTCCGTCACAATTGGATTTTTGTGATAACGAGAACTATTTTCAAGCTGCTCCTTGGAGGCTTTTGCTAATAATTCCTGCTCTGGAGTGTGGAAAAATATTACTGACCGATATTGATAACCAACATCTAGCTCCTGATGGTTTGATGCTGTGGGATTGTGCTTATTCCAAAACACATTTAGCAGTTCATTATAAGATACTATTGCCGGCTCGTATTCCACTTCCACTACCTCAGCGTGTCCAGTTTTGCCTCTACAGACATCTTCGTAGGTTGGATTATCAAAGTGTCCGCCACTGTAACCAACTGCTGTAGAAGTTACTCCCTTTACTTGACGAAATGCTGCTTCAACTCCCCAGAAACAGCCTGCTCCAAATGTCGCTTTTTGTAGATTAGTATTTTGCATATTTTTGACAACTATTTTATGATAATTTTAAGTGAAACTCATCAAATCAGACAGATACTTTATAAGGAAATATTTCCTCAAGACTGCCTGATTTATTTTAATTATTAGAGTGACAGATTATTCTGAGATGAGTCTGATCCAAAGCTGAATATTATCTAAGAATTGGAAAAATAGTTTAATTTAAAATTTATCTACTACAGTACGGCGTAAATAAAACACCCATTCCAAATCAACGAAAGGCTTGTAGTATCCGAATTACGCCAAGCTGTACTAGCTGTTGCTAACTAGAGGAATATTTCTTAGAATACTCACTATTTCAATTGGGTCTAAGCGTTTAGTATAATCTGCATCAACAAAAGCATAAACGATTTTTCCGTCTCGATCGACTACAAATGTAGCTGGAATAGGTAGTTCAAAAGACTCATCTCCATTGTATCTAGGTAACACATGACCCTTTGACTCTAATATAGGTCTTAGATACTCCGGGATTTTAAACACAATGCCAAATTGACGAGCAATCATATTGCTGCGATCGCTCAATACTTCATAAGTTAGTTCATGTTTTTCTACAGTTGACATGGTATGACGATTAGTTTGAGGTGAAATAGCAATTATTGATGCTCCTAATGTTTTAATTGCAGGTAATGCTTGTTGGAGTCCTGCTAGTTCCAAGTTACAGAAAGGACACCAAGAACCTCGAAAAAAGGAAATAACTACAGGCCCACTAACTAGTAATTTTTGTAATTCTACTGCTTGACCGAAAGCATTAAGTAGAATGAAATTAGGAATAATATCTCCTACCTTTAAAGTTTGGTCAATTATACCTGAAGAAATTAGCTCATTTTTGATAGACTCTGTAAAATTCATCGTAATTTTCCTGAAAGTTAACTTCTACTTTTATGTACCTTTCTAGAGAAATACTGTTGCAGTAAATTTACTGAAATAAGAAAAGTAGACTTTTGGATTTGCATTAATGGGATAATTGCTTTAGATTCTAAGGCATGATTATCATTTACTGTTCCTGTTGTTTTTATACACGTTAAGCTATCCGTTCAAAGTCCTGGTTCATAAAGCGTTACCACTTCTGTTTTCCACCAAGGGTCGTAATTGGTTTATGATCCTTCCATACACCAAGAACTTTACCCAGGTAGTCAGAGTAATTATGTGAGGAAAGCTTGTAGATACAAATTAGCGACAATATCAGCAGCTGCCCACTCAAGTTTTTCTGGTGTGGCAACGAACCGGACTTGTTGAGACTTGAATACAAAAAATGATAGATTCAACATAACTTTAATCCTCTTTTATTGTTACCCAATCACTCAAAACAGCTATACAGCAAGCGGTCAATGTTGGCCTTCTCAAGGTCTTACTTTCATATTTAGCGATGTAACCCCCCTCTAATTCGCTTTGCTCAAAAGAAACTCCAATTACGTCAAAAAGCTTATTAGCAACATCAAGAGAAATAGATTTCGCCCAAGACATACTTACTCCCATAAATCCAAGAGTTCAGCTAAATAATTAAAACCAATCTTCAACTACTTCAACTTATTCCTCTTTTTGAACCAGCAATTTCCCAGACACCCCAGCCGTAGAACCCAACCCAATCGCCGCCACAGTCACACTGGGCTTAATAAACAACGTCGCAATTCCGATAACTGCACCCCTTCATACAGCCATAACAGCAAACGATAATCAACTGATTTTTGGGTTTAGCCCTTTCGTCCGATATGGATTGATGGACTATGGCATAATCTTCGAGTTCACCAACGATTTCTGATAAAGAAGCGCCGTACTCTTTTTCCAATCTATAAATAGCCAGCCTGTCTGCTTTAACTGGACTTATGGCTAATTTTTGTAATGCTGTGGTTAATTTCTCGCTCATTTTTAAATTTCCCATACCCGTACATTCCAGAAAATGTTTAGAAAAAATTTAAATCTTGCTGAAAAAATAAAAAGACCCTATTTTTATCCGTACCTGGAGATGTAAGAATACCGGAACTCGACCGGAACTCAACAGGAACTCAACAGGAAGTGTGACCAATAT
Protein-coding sequences here:
- a CDS encoding AIPR family protein yields the protein MPKTWNLKIDNYIQANPNCIIATAHVDSFPIDLPLEPNIREPNRKSATYRQVFDSLTTEPEKFFSRHSGIVLSANKVKPIKNKTELELEVLEANEGGSDGIINGGHTVLAFEQAKNYKYDLTEARVKVTIHIGLTEESAKDIALASNTTTPVDSRSKVNARGDYKFIKQYLASLEQKEDRKFRIAYYQNQSGAPRNAQCNVTHLLKLLYCLDRNKYNPDSNKRTKHPAGMSLPSNITDAERERLTALLPLLTHALWIEQRLYEIIQEHISNPRRKGSNDLASIDIRKTTLLPDSKYSFGFGAPTDLALPIIASYRVFLDKDYKWILPFNEFAEDFLQHLWNNYFRKYLVSEKTAGNTVGTKISRNQEIWESLYISAQSYLNQHLMQMVNSSKEEESKVTQGSSKRGKGKRDELNVTTVPK
- the msrA gene encoding peptide-methionine (S)-S-oxide reductase MsrA; protein product: MSIHNFTLSRHLLRNLSIISLIFLLLYGASRVILPAPATDISNAAPQGKQVAVFAGGCYWGMEAVFEHLLGVSDVVSGFSGGDAKTADYAIVSAGLTNHAESVKITYDPSKISYNQLLKVYFLVAHDPTELNRQGPDSGKQYRSAIFFTNDEQKQAAQKYIAQLNKSRIFDKPIVTELDPLKGFYQAAAYHQNYIVHHPSDRYVVVNDLPKLAKLQAKFPDMYSK
- a CDS encoding GNAT family N-acetyltransferase yields the protein MIRPTMPDDTTALIALADATGLFQPNQLEELGEMLSDYFGGSSDSDSLLDGKAERFWITDDDNGAVGVAYCEMERMTDQTWNLQLIAIRPDRQGQGRGATLLRYVEQTLMRCGGRVLLVETSGTPDFERTRAFYRKCGYEEEARIRDFYQAGADKIVYRKALSPQSQ
- a CDS encoding D-glycero-alpha-D-manno-heptose-1,7-bisphosphate 7-phosphatase, which encodes MENQKILHRTNKLNSQSQKPAIFLDKDGTLIENVPNNVDPQLIEIKIGAIEGLQILSKAGYKLIVITNQSGVARDYFPESALAGVEARLNEILEKADLSLDGFYYCPHHPNGVISEYAIACECRKPKPGLILRAASEQNIDLANSWFIGDNLSDVKAGHSAGCKTILIDRGNQSQPEMSRLGVADYILVNLSIAAQVICKHSGSNF
- the msrA gene encoding peptide-methionine (S)-S-oxide reductase MsrA translates to MQNTNLQKATFGAGCFWGVEAAFRQVKGVTSTAVGYSGGHFDNPTYEDVCRGKTGHAEVVEVEYEPAIVSYNELLNVFWNKHNPTASNHQELDVGYQYRSVIFFHTPEQELLAKASKEQLENSSRYHKNPIVTEIVPASQFYRAEEYHQQYQKKHGRASYRIG
- a CDS encoding cytosolic protein produces the protein MTNTNPQTEYDSPWKQILQLYFEDFMLFFFPQAHGEIDWTRQPEFLDKELEQVVRDAELGKRLADKLVKIYRIGGEESWILIHLEIQSQSESDFSERMFTYNYRIYDRYKRSVASLAILGDEQVNWRPNRFGYELFGTKVEFQFPIVKLLDYQQRQSELEASRNPLATVVMAHLAALQTLSDRLERKQQKLSLVRRLYQQGFEREDVLNLLAFVDWVLTLPQDLEREFLFEVEQLEAEQRMQYVTSFERSGIEKGKLEALLKGIALGLKLKFSESGQNLLPEIESIQDVSVLEAILEGIDTASSVSQLRQIYQSPTNDTQQ
- a CDS encoding peroxiredoxin-like family protein — translated: MNFTESIKNELISSGIIDQTLKVGDIIPNFILLNAFGQAVELQKLLVSGPVVISFFRGSWCPFCNLELAGLQQALPAIKTLGASIIAISPQTNRHTMSTVEKHELTYEVLSDRSNMIARQFGIVFKIPEYLRPILESKGHVLPRYNGDESFELPIPATFVVDRDGKIVYAFVDADYTKRLDPIEIVSILRNIPLVSNS